The genome window GAGCGTGTAGGCCTGCGGAGCAGCTCCGACAACCGTGCGTATGGGGGACTGAAGCCGCGGCTCCGTGTCCAGCTGGATTCTCACATCTTCCTTCATCGCATCATAGTCGAACGGAATTTCCTCTCTCCGCCACTCAGAAGGGGGCGAAGAGGATGGGGGCACCGCAGCAGGATCATCTGCCGTGGCAATCTTCTCAGGAGGTGGAGCCGGAGGCCGTGAAGCCACTTCTGTGCCGCCAGACCCGCTGCTCGCCGGATTGCTGCCAAAGCTGCACCCGGAAATAGACAAACCAATTGCCAGAAACAACAGCCCCCACTGAACAAGGCGAAGCAAACGCATAAAGAAACGCCCCTTTATCTCATCTGGAAATTTTTCCTAATGCTGATATTGACGTTGCTACTGCCTGATTCGTTTCGGTGGATACTCAAAATCCGGGCGGCGTCTGTACGAGAAAAAGCCTCCTCTGTTCGTATCAGAGAAGGCTTTACCCTAGCTATGTCGCAGTATTTCGTTTCTAGTCAAAGACGATTCCATCCAGTACGCCTTCACGCTTCAAGTAATCGCGCAGCCAGCGGTACTGATCATCGCGCCAAAAGGCAGAGTCCGCCACGAGCTTGGCAGTCTCCTGGCGAGCCACCTCCAGCGCCTTGTAGTCGCTCAAGAGATCCGCCACTTTAAATTCGGGGAGACCGCTCTGCTTGGTGCCGAAGAAATCGCCAGGCCCGCGAAGCTCGAGATCGCGCTGGGACAGCTCGAAACCGTCCGTCGTCTCGCACATGACACGCATCCGCTCTTTTCCGATTTCCGACTTGGGATCGGCAATCAGCACGCAATAGGACTGCTCAGAGCCGCGGCCTACACGTCCGCGCAATTGGTGCAGCTGCGCGAGGCCAAATCGCTCCGCGTCATAGATGACCATGTAGGTGGCATTCGGCACGTTTACCCCGACCTCGACGACCGTAGTGGAAACAAGTACAGCGTGCTCCCCGGCGAGAAAGGCCTGCATGACCGCATCCTTTTCCTTGGCAGGCAGACGTCCGTGCATCAGACCTACGCCAAACTCGGGAAAAACGTGCGTGAGCTGTGCATGGACGTCAATCGCATTTTGCACGTCCAGCTTTTCGGACTCTTCGATCAACGGACAGATGACGTATGCCTGACGCCCTTTTCGCAGCTCGTCACGCATCTGCTCCAGAACGGCCGGGAACTGATCGTGCTTTTTCCACGTCGTCTCGATCGGCTTGCGACCCGCCGGCATCTGATCGATCGTGGAGACATCCATATCGCCAAACGCGGTAATTGCCAGCGTCCGGGGAATGGGGGTCGCTGTCATGAATAAAACGTCAGGTGACAGCCCCTTGCTGCGCAAAATCCGCCGCTGCTCCACCCCAAAGCGGTGCTGCTCGTCGGTGATGACCAGACCCAGGCGCGAAAAGAAGACATCCTCCTGGATCAAAGCATGCGTCCCGACGATGACATCAATGAGCCCCATCTGCAAGGACCCGATGACCTCACGCCTGCGTTTGGCCGTGAGCGATCCGGACAAAAGCGCCACCTCGATGCCGTACGGAGACAACAGATTGGTCAGGGACTGGACGTGCTGTTCGGCCAAAATTTCCGTCGGCACCATCAGCGCTCCCTGGAATCCCGCTTTGACAGCGGCAATCAGCGCGATGGCGGCGACGACCGTTTTCCCCGAGCCTACGTCCCCTTGCAGCAAGCGATTCATCGCGTGCGGCGC of Brevibacillus choshinensis contains these proteins:
- the recG gene encoding ATP-dependent DNA helicase RecG, producing MTTAYQAPVSKLHGVGEERAKAFAGLGIHSVGDLLEYFPTRYEDYRVRDLTEVKDGERVTLAGTVYGEPSVRFYGKGKSRISVKVVMDRVVVTAVWFNQTFVKTRLSPGKEILLTGKWDKHKLQVTVNEMTEVDSERAAKRGELAPVYPLGGDVTHNLLRKTIQLALRQYGQEIPEILPPDIVERYRLMPRVEAFHTIHFPANAEVGRQARRRIMFEELFLFQLKMQTLRRVNREQTAGMALSIPMEEVRQFVASLPFPLTDAQKRVVKEILDDMRAPHAMNRLLQGDVGSGKTVVAAIALIAAVKAGFQGALMVPTEILAEQHVQSLTNLLSPYGIEVALLSGSLTAKRRREVIGSLQMGLIDVIVGTHALIQEDVFFSRLGLVITDEQHRFGVEQRRILRSKGLSPDVLFMTATPIPRTLAITAFGDMDVSTIDQMPAGRKPIETTWKKHDQFPAVLEQMRDELRKGRQAYVICPLIEESEKLDVQNAIDVHAQLTHVFPEFGVGLMHGRLPAKEKDAVMQAFLAGEHAVLVSTTVVEVGVNVPNATYMVIYDAERFGLAQLHQLRGRVGRGSEQSYCVLIADPKSEIGKERMRVMCETTDGFELSQRDLELRGPGDFFGTKQSGLPEFKVADLLSDYKALEVARQETAKLVADSAFWRDDQYRWLRDYLKREGVLDGIVFD